In Kocuria turfanensis, a single genomic region encodes these proteins:
- a CDS encoding FtsW/RodA/SpoVE family cell cycle protein: MSATAGTRSPEELAEARQKPRRLTELLLLVVAVAIGVGANILVDPDQLGTGDPHILVSGLVLGIGALLLHLVLRLRAKYADPYVLPIVVALNGLGIAMIHRIDLTTDQSAAQSQVLWTALAMSAAGLVLWFLKDHRVLRRITYISLVLSGLLLLLPLLPGLGVELNGARIWISVGGRTFQPGEVAKITLAVFFAGYLSTNRDLILLAGKKIGPVRLPRFRDMAPMFAAWLVAIGVLVFQRDLGSAILFFGLFLAMIYLATSRLSWIVIGLLLVAVGGFFASRIFGHVAARLDSWLNAFDPEVFNRAPGGSAQIVQGLFGLSSGGLFGQGLGQGRPDLVSYANSDMIITAFGEELGLIGLGAILMLFFLFVSRGFRAALGTRDAFGKLLAAGLSAVIVLQLFVVVGGVTRLIPLTGLTTPFMSAGGSSLLSNWIIAAIILAISHTARRPVVTGPATEADLAEIAAYEAALREASRRDEQERAERRERRRGAGRETDGSGRGRPADDRTAERPAARPDTARQQAVPDDTGATEPIAAAGPGGRRGPEDGPADDGTPTEAMSRLTDQDRRTPGGPRRTENGGAS, from the coding sequence TGGTCTCCGGCCTGGTCCTGGGCATCGGCGCGCTGCTCCTGCACCTGGTGCTCCGGCTGCGGGCCAAGTACGCGGACCCCTACGTGCTGCCCATCGTGGTGGCCCTCAACGGCCTCGGCATCGCCATGATCCACCGCATCGACCTCACCACGGACCAGTCCGCGGCGCAGTCCCAGGTGCTGTGGACGGCGCTGGCGATGAGCGCCGCCGGCCTGGTGCTCTGGTTCCTCAAGGACCACCGGGTGCTGCGCCGGATCACCTACATCTCCCTGGTGCTCAGCGGCCTGCTCCTGCTCCTGCCCCTGCTGCCGGGGCTCGGGGTGGAGCTCAACGGCGCGCGGATCTGGATCTCCGTGGGCGGGCGCACCTTCCAGCCGGGCGAGGTCGCGAAGATCACCCTGGCCGTCTTCTTCGCCGGGTACCTCTCGACCAACCGCGATCTCATCCTCCTGGCCGGCAAGAAGATCGGTCCCGTGCGGCTGCCGCGCTTCCGGGACATGGCCCCCATGTTCGCCGCCTGGCTGGTGGCCATCGGCGTGCTGGTCTTCCAGCGCGACCTCGGCTCCGCGATCCTGTTCTTCGGGCTGTTCCTGGCCATGATCTACCTCGCCACGAGCCGGCTGAGCTGGATCGTGATCGGCCTGCTGCTCGTGGCCGTCGGCGGCTTCTTCGCCAGCCGGATCTTCGGCCACGTGGCGGCGCGCCTGGACTCCTGGCTCAACGCCTTCGACCCGGAGGTCTTCAACCGGGCCCCCGGGGGGTCCGCCCAGATCGTCCAGGGCCTGTTCGGGCTCTCCTCGGGCGGGCTGTTCGGGCAGGGCCTGGGCCAGGGCCGGCCGGACCTCGTCTCCTACGCCAACTCGGACATGATCATCACCGCGTTCGGCGAGGAGCTGGGCCTGATCGGGCTCGGCGCGATCCTGATGCTCTTCTTCCTCTTCGTCAGCCGCGGCTTCCGCGCCGCCCTGGGCACCCGGGACGCCTTCGGCAAGCTGCTCGCCGCGGGGCTGTCGGCGGTCATCGTCCTGCAGCTGTTCGTGGTCGTGGGCGGCGTCACCCGGCTCATTCCCCTGACCGGCCTCACGACCCCGTTCATGTCCGCCGGGGGCTCCTCGCTGCTGTCCAACTGGATCATCGCGGCGATCATCCTGGCCATCTCGCACACGGCCCGCCGGCCCGTGGTCACCGGTCCGGCCACCGAGGCGGACCTCGCCGAGATCGCCGCCTACGAGGCCGCCCTGCGGGAGGCCTCGCGGCGGGACGAGCAGGAGCGCGCCGAGCGCCGGGAGCGCCGGCGCGGAGCGGGCCGGGAGACGGACGGGTCCGGCCGCGGCCGGCCCGCCGACGACCGCACCGCCGAGCGGCCGGCCGCGCGCCCGGACACAGCGCGCCAGCAGGCGGTGCCCGACGACACCGGGGCGACCGAGCCGATCGCGGCCGCCGGCCCGGGCGGGCGCCGCGGCCCCGAGGACGGGCCGGCCGACGACGGCACCCCCACCGAGGCCATGTCCCGCCTCACCGACCAGGACCGCCGCACCCCGGGCGGTCCCCGGCGCACCGAGAACGGAGGAGCATCGTGA
- a CDS encoding peptidoglycan D,D-transpeptidase FtsI family protein: MNRAIRHTWVAGVAIFTVLLLALTYVQFFAARTLEAHPWNNRSLYDQFGADRGAILVDGDAKASSTPSDDDFEYQRVYTDPLLYGHLTGYFSLVYGATGLEAALGEELSGASDEQFYDRVVSMFSGDQPTGASVELTIDPELQRTAAELLEGRQGSIVALDPETGAILAMVSSPGYDPNELASHDSGSVIAAAERLNADPAEPLVNRAISGDLYAPASTFKIIDTVAALESGEYTTESSIPNPQELPLPGTDVTLPNYVGGGCTARTEADLEFALEQSCNTPFASIALDLGDETIRRTAQNFGYGEPLSVPLKVTPSLFPEELNESQLALSAIGQYDVRTTPLQVAMMSAAIANDGVQMKPQLVETVRSSDLSVIDEFAPEQLRRSTSADVARTVTDLMVQVVDDGIARGAAVPGVEVAGKTGTAEIGSDEGLNDAWFTGFAPADDPQVALAVVFEDVDVATGASLTSPSAKQLFEAVLNK, encoded by the coding sequence GTGAACCGGGCGATCCGACACACCTGGGTGGCCGGCGTGGCGATCTTCACCGTGCTGCTCCTGGCGCTGACCTACGTGCAGTTCTTCGCGGCGCGGACCCTCGAGGCCCACCCGTGGAACAACCGCAGCCTCTACGACCAGTTCGGCGCGGACCGCGGGGCGATCCTCGTGGACGGCGACGCGAAGGCCTCCTCCACGCCCTCGGACGACGACTTCGAGTACCAGCGCGTCTACACGGACCCGCTGCTGTACGGGCACCTGACGGGCTACTTCTCGCTGGTCTACGGAGCCACCGGCCTCGAGGCGGCCCTGGGCGAGGAGCTCTCCGGCGCGTCCGACGAACAGTTCTACGACCGCGTGGTCTCGATGTTCTCCGGGGACCAGCCCACCGGCGCGTCGGTCGAGCTGACCATCGACCCGGAGCTGCAGCGGACCGCCGCCGAGCTGCTGGAGGGACGCCAGGGCTCCATCGTGGCCCTCGACCCGGAGACCGGCGCGATCCTCGCCATGGTCTCCAGCCCCGGCTACGACCCCAACGAGCTCGCCTCCCACGACTCCGGCTCCGTGATCGCCGCCGCCGAGCGGCTCAACGCGGACCCGGCCGAGCCGCTCGTCAACCGCGCGATCTCCGGGGACCTCTACGCCCCGGCCTCGACGTTCAAGATCATCGACACCGTGGCGGCCCTGGAGTCGGGCGAGTACACCACGGAGTCCTCGATCCCCAACCCGCAGGAGCTGCCCCTGCCCGGCACCGACGTGACCCTGCCCAACTACGTGGGCGGGGGGTGCACCGCCCGCACCGAGGCGGACCTGGAGTTCGCGCTCGAGCAGTCCTGCAACACCCCCTTCGCCTCGATCGCCCTGGACCTCGGGGACGAGACGATCCGGCGGACCGCCCAGAACTTCGGCTACGGGGAGCCGCTGTCCGTGCCGCTGAAGGTGACGCCGTCGCTCTTCCCGGAGGAGCTCAACGAGTCGCAGCTCGCGCTGTCCGCCATCGGCCAGTACGACGTGCGCACCACGCCCCTGCAGGTCGCGATGATGAGCGCTGCCATCGCGAACGACGGGGTGCAGATGAAGCCCCAGCTCGTGGAGACGGTCCGCTCCTCGGACCTGTCCGTGATCGACGAGTTCGCACCGGAGCAGCTGCGCCGCTCCACGAGCGCGGACGTCGCCCGGACCGTCACGGACCTCATGGTCCAGGTGGTCGACGACGGCATCGCCCGCGGGGCGGCCGTGCCCGGGGTCGAGGTCGCCGGGAAGACGGGCACCGCCGAGATCGGCTCGGACGAGGGCCTGAACGACGCCTGGTTCACGGGCTTCGCGCCGGCCGACGACCCCCAGGTGGCCCTCGCCGTCGTCTTCGAGGACGTGGACGTGGCGACGGGCGCCTCTCTGACCAGTCCGAGCGCCAAGCAACTCTTCGAGGCGGTGTTGAACAAGTGA
- a CDS encoding protein kinase domain-containing protein, translating into MRPSSSTVLGGRYALTDRIAIGGMGEVWKAKDRVLGRIVAVKILKEEYNGDPNFLQRFRAEARHTALLNHPGVANVFDYGEEEGSAFLVMELVPGEPLSNIIERRKTLDPDTVLNYIGQTARALAAAHAQGLVHRDVKPGNLIITPDNRVKVTDFGIARLADQVPLTATGQVMGTAQYLAPEQATGQTATGSSDIYSLGIIGYECLAGRRPFTGESQIAIALAQVNDPPPALPEDVPDPVQALVMSMLAKDPKDRPATAGALATAVDALRRGDEAAAVSAVPGMRAFLDLPDDEATQAFEPVADAPTRLLERNGTARAAGAAAAGAGAAGAGAAGAGVAAAAGPARPITAELDVVEPARGPGDGGGRDGADPGPPEGPRRERRSVWAWLLPVLLTLALLAGLLWFFLLRQPAPVAPEPTPTGTVSTTVVPEETTAPPADAAETVEVLAARYEGRPVDDVVQELSDLGFRVERQGQTSDQEENTVLSVSPVGQVQRGATVTVAFSTGPDTVELPSGMVGQQADPLIDQIRLLGVNIIRYDEPTEDAAPGTVLRTQPLGGSTVRPGDTIEMWVAVAPESAPTAEPTATPTATPTGTPTGPGREG; encoded by the coding sequence GTGAGACCTTCGTCGAGCACCGTCCTGGGCGGGCGCTACGCACTGACCGATCGGATCGCGATCGGCGGCATGGGTGAGGTCTGGAAGGCCAAGGACCGGGTCCTGGGCCGCATCGTCGCCGTGAAGATCCTCAAGGAGGAGTACAACGGGGACCCCAACTTCCTGCAGCGCTTCCGCGCCGAGGCGCGGCACACCGCCCTGCTGAACCACCCCGGTGTCGCGAACGTCTTCGACTACGGCGAGGAGGAGGGCTCGGCCTTCCTCGTCATGGAGCTCGTCCCGGGCGAGCCGCTGTCCAACATCATCGAGCGGCGGAAGACCCTGGACCCGGACACGGTCCTGAACTACATCGGGCAGACGGCGCGGGCGCTCGCGGCCGCGCACGCGCAGGGCCTGGTGCACCGCGACGTGAAGCCCGGGAACCTGATCATCACCCCGGACAACCGGGTGAAGGTCACGGACTTCGGGATCGCCCGCCTCGCGGACCAGGTGCCCCTCACGGCCACCGGCCAGGTGATGGGCACCGCCCAGTACCTCGCCCCGGAACAGGCCACGGGCCAGACCGCCACGGGCTCCTCGGACATCTACTCCCTGGGCATCATCGGCTACGAGTGCCTGGCCGGGCGACGGCCCTTCACCGGGGAGTCGCAGATCGCGATCGCCCTCGCCCAGGTCAACGACCCGCCGCCCGCACTGCCCGAGGACGTGCCGGACCCGGTGCAGGCCCTCGTGATGTCGATGCTCGCCAAGGACCCCAAGGACCGCCCGGCCACGGCAGGGGCCCTCGCCACCGCCGTGGACGCGCTCCGGCGCGGGGACGAGGCCGCCGCGGTCTCCGCCGTGCCCGGGATGCGGGCCTTCCTCGACCTGCCCGACGACGAGGCCACCCAGGCCTTCGAGCCCGTCGCCGACGCGCCGACCCGGCTGCTGGAGCGCAACGGCACCGCCCGGGCGGCGGGGGCCGCGGCGGCCGGGGCCGGGGCGGCCGGGGCCGGGGCGGCCGGGGCCGGGGTGGCCGCCGCGGCCGGTCCGGCGCGGCCCATCACGGCCGAGCTGGACGTCGTCGAGCCGGCCCGCGGGCCGGGGGACGGCGGCGGGCGCGACGGCGCGGATCCGGGTCCGCCGGAGGGTCCCCGCCGCGAGCGGCGCTCGGTGTGGGCCTGGCTGCTGCCGGTGCTGCTGACGCTGGCCCTGCTCGCCGGGCTGCTGTGGTTCTTCCTCCTCCGGCAGCCCGCGCCCGTGGCCCCGGAGCCGACCCCCACGGGCACGGTCTCCACCACGGTCGTGCCGGAGGAGACGACCGCCCCGCCCGCCGACGCGGCGGAGACCGTGGAGGTCCTCGCGGCCCGGTACGAGGGCCGCCCGGTCGACGACGTGGTGCAGGAGCTCTCCGACCTCGGCTTCCGGGTCGAGCGGCAGGGCCAGACCTCGGACCAGGAGGAGAACACGGTCCTGTCCGTGAGCCCCGTCGGCCAGGTGCAGCGGGGGGCCACCGTCACGGTCGCCTTCTCCACCGGCCCCGACACCGTGGAGCTGCCCTCCGGGATGGTCGGGCAGCAGGCGGACCCGCTGATCGACCAGATCCGGCTGCTCGGGGTGAACATCATCCGGTACGACGAGCCCACCGAGGACGCCGCGCCGGGCACGGTGCTGCGCACCCAGCCGCTGGGCGGCTCGACCGTCCGCCCCGGCGACACCATCGAGATGTGGGTGGCCGTGGCGCCGGAGAGCGCCCCGACCGCCGAGCCGACCGCGACTCCCACTGCGACTCCCACCGGGACGCCGACCGGACCCGGCCGGGAGGGCTGA
- the pknB gene encoding Stk1 family PASTA domain-containing Ser/Thr kinase, with translation MPARNAVPPLINDRYEVGETIGRGGMATVHVGRDLRLGRRVAIKVLRPELARDATFHERFKREAQSVAALNHHSIVSVYDTGEILARTDEGVDRPFIVMEYVPGRTLRELIHEDAVTPRDAVDITLGILDALEYSHRAGIVHRDIKPANVIVTPERQVKVMDFGIARAVEDTSPALTQAQAVLGTAQYLSPEQARGESVDARSDLYSAACVLFEMLTGRAPFVGESSVDIAAQHVRDHPPAPSELDPRIGHRVDEFMAQALDKDREARFQDAGQMRRALRELRPAVPEDLEATQSLRAVPEPEEDTKTLPPVPVPVPAAAPPAVAPGTAAGIAAATPGGAGRGSVPVRRRRPLRTALLALLVVALLAVLGVVALQWVQGQRGGPALVAVPYVAGMDASVAETALRSADLVPEREEVYDDEVPEGDVVGTDPAADTQVEEGTTVVLEVSRGPAEVEVPDDLAGRSEEEAREALESAGLEVGSTRTANSSWVPEGAVVATAPAGGTTVPSGSEVELVVSTGRVTVPQLVGLSRQEAVAALGADEVRLSAEIVTTPRSGVPAGQVVDQSVDAGQSAPQGATVTLTVAVAPAPEPAPEPTVPPTPTPSPEETEEPTEEPTEEPTEDPAEEPTEDPGADSAEEDRSEAEERADERAREEEERADERAREEEERADERARDDG, from the coding sequence GTGCCGGCCCGGAACGCGGTTCCCCCCCTGATCAACGACCGCTACGAGGTGGGCGAGACGATCGGGCGCGGCGGGATGGCCACGGTCCACGTGGGTCGGGACCTGCGGCTCGGCCGGCGCGTGGCGATCAAGGTGCTCCGTCCCGAGCTGGCCCGGGACGCGACCTTCCACGAGCGCTTCAAGCGGGAGGCGCAGTCCGTGGCGGCTCTCAACCACCACTCGATCGTCTCCGTGTACGACACCGGGGAGATCCTCGCCCGGACCGACGAGGGCGTGGACCGGCCGTTCATCGTGATGGAGTACGTGCCCGGCCGGACCCTGCGGGAGCTGATCCACGAGGACGCCGTCACGCCGCGGGACGCCGTGGACATCACCCTGGGGATCCTCGACGCCCTCGAGTACAGCCACCGGGCCGGGATCGTCCACCGGGACATCAAGCCGGCCAACGTGATCGTCACCCCGGAGCGCCAGGTGAAGGTCATGGACTTCGGGATCGCCCGGGCGGTGGAGGACACCTCGCCGGCGCTCACGCAGGCCCAGGCCGTCCTGGGGACGGCGCAGTACCTGTCCCCGGAGCAGGCGCGGGGCGAGTCGGTGGACGCCCGCTCCGACCTCTACTCCGCCGCGTGCGTGCTCTTCGAGATGCTCACGGGGCGCGCTCCGTTCGTGGGCGAGTCCTCCGTGGACATCGCCGCCCAGCACGTGCGGGACCATCCGCCCGCCCCGTCGGAGCTCGACCCCCGGATCGGGCACCGGGTGGACGAGTTCATGGCCCAGGCCCTGGACAAGGACCGCGAGGCCCGCTTCCAGGACGCCGGGCAGATGCGCCGGGCCCTGCGCGAGCTGCGCCCGGCCGTGCCGGAGGACCTCGAGGCCACGCAGTCCCTGCGGGCGGTGCCGGAGCCGGAGGAGGACACGAAGACGCTGCCGCCCGTGCCCGTCCCGGTCCCCGCGGCAGCGCCCCCGGCCGTCGCCCCGGGCACCGCCGCCGGCATCGCCGCGGCGACGCCGGGCGGTGCCGGCCGCGGCTCGGTCCCGGTGCGGCGGCGACGCCCCCTGCGCACGGCGCTGCTCGCCCTGCTCGTCGTCGCGCTGCTCGCCGTCCTCGGCGTCGTGGCCCTGCAGTGGGTCCAGGGACAGCGCGGCGGGCCCGCTCTCGTGGCGGTGCCCTACGTCGCGGGCATGGACGCCTCGGTGGCGGAGACGGCGCTGCGCAGCGCCGACCTGGTGCCCGAGCGCGAGGAGGTCTACGACGACGAGGTGCCCGAGGGCGACGTGGTGGGCACCGACCCCGCGGCCGACACCCAGGTCGAGGAGGGCACCACGGTCGTCCTCGAGGTCTCCCGGGGACCTGCCGAGGTGGAGGTGCCGGACGACCTCGCCGGCCGTTCCGAGGAGGAGGCCCGGGAGGCCCTGGAGTCGGCGGGGCTCGAGGTCGGGTCCACCCGCACGGCGAACAGCTCGTGGGTGCCTGAGGGCGCGGTGGTCGCCACCGCCCCCGCCGGCGGGACCACCGTCCCGAGCGGGTCCGAGGTGGAGCTCGTCGTGTCCACGGGGCGGGTGACCGTGCCGCAGCTCGTGGGACTGAGCCGCCAGGAGGCCGTCGCCGCCCTGGGCGCCGACGAGGTCCGGCTCTCGGCGGAGATCGTCACCACCCCCCGGTCCGGGGTGCCGGCCGGACAGGTGGTGGACCAGAGCGTGGACGCCGGCCAGTCCGCGCCGCAGGGCGCCACCGTGACGCTCACCGTGGCGGTCGCCCCGGCCCCCGAGCCGGCCCCGGAGCCGACCGTCCCGCCCACCCCGACGCCGTCCCCCGAGGAGACCGAGGAGCCCACCGAGGAGCCCACGGAGGAGCCCACGGAGGACCCGGCCGAGGAGCCCACCGAGGACCCCGGGGCGGACAGCGCCGAGGAGGACCGGTCCGAGGCCGAGGAGCGGGCGGACGAGCGCGCCCGGGAAGAGGAGGAACGCGCGGACGAGCGCGCCCGGGAAGAGGAAGAACGCGCGGACGAGCGCGCCCGCGACGACGGATGA